One part of the Arabidopsis thaliana chromosome 1 sequence genome encodes these proteins:
- a CDS encoding Ubiquitin system component Cue protein (Ubiquitin system component Cue protein; FUNCTIONS IN: molecular_function unknown; INVOLVED IN: biological_process unknown; CONTAINS InterPro DOMAIN/s: Ubiquitin system component Cue (InterPro:IPR003892); Has 30201 Blast hits to 17322 proteins in 780 species: Archae - 12; Bacteria - 1396; Metazoa - 17338; Fungi - 3422; Plants - 5037; Viruses - 0; Other Eukaryotes - 2996 (source: NCBI BLink).) has protein sequence MKDKKLLDLPKLLDICAIYGHENAELTKSLIENAVKSQNGISESLNMMLSHFLGILHTMHHRCTSSLETLVSSANSEDHGRRQLHSDLLEVMDFINDGVVSLDAFISAYTPAVFILACPVETSYGSDELLRSLVRLHDSLLPSLHRGFQVLFKDEDHDSLSDISTSLNMLSTRIGSLCWKILDICYLSNDKFNHETSIPAVTKMFPSRVEDPMVRADILIQTFREISGLSEQSLESKNRLLQKIEKNYRIIDRLRSLQNAGWISMEDEQLQYLSMIMLHSADTFSMKESPLLLTDGRNAEELMDENAVVMQSKISQIKDIFPEYGNGFLAACLEAYNQNPEEVIQRILEGTLHEDLQRLDTSLETMPQPKSAPTLRSKDKGKGKLIESDTSSSASAIYTEKPITRPSLPASSASSATVGRFVRKPKDDTPSYKILDARKESDRERNAALLAQYEYDDEYDDSFDDLGLSIAESGTEESGAFGNRAGSEPSDAPKWGSRKNPQFYVKDGKNYSYKVAGAVAVANANEASLVNEAEGDKILGLGRGGNIPLGAVRKLTEYQAQRDEKGQSNVNVNPSDGRENGRNWRGVRGRGRGVVNREQPQEKSNESSNNNSEVNTEAENGGGRGRGRGRRGGGGGRNHNHKDRAMKKHIASVSGF, from the exons ATGAAG GACAAGAAGTTACTGGACTTGCCAAAGTTATTGGATATATGCGCTATATATGGACATGAGAATGCAGAGCTCACAAAATCTTTA ATTGAAAATGCTGTGAAATCACAAAACGGAATTTCTGAAAGTTTGAATATGATGTTGTCTCATTTCTTGGGCATCCTGCACACAATGCATCACCGTTGCACCTCATCTTTGGAG ACCTTAGTATCAAGTGCAAATAGTGAAGACCACGGACGTAGACAACTCCATTCAGACCTTTTGGAG GTTATGGACTTCATTAATGATGGAGTTGTGTCTTTGGATGCTTTCATTTCTGCTTATACACCAGCAGTTTTCATCTTAGCATGTCCTGTTGAGACAAG TTATGGGAGCGATGAACTACTCCGCAGCCTAGTTCGGTTGCATGATTCATTGCTTCCATCACTTCATCGTGGCTTTCAGGTCTTGTTCAAGGATGAAGACCATGATTCTCTTTCAGACATATCAACGAGTTTAAACATGTTATCAACAAGGATAGGAAGTTTATGTTGGAAAATATTAGATATCTGTTATCTCAGCAATGATAAGTTCAATCACGAAACTTCAATTCCAGCTGTCACAAAGATGTTCCCGTCAAGAGTTGAGGACCCTATGGTAAGGGCAGATATATTGATTCAAACATTCAGGGAGATCAGTGGACTTTCTGAGCAGTCACTAGAAAGCAAGAACCGATTACTCCAAAAGATTGAGAAGAATTACAGAATCATTGATAGACTTAGGAGTTTACAGAATGCAG GATGGATATCTATGGAAGATGAGCAACTTCAATATTTGTCCATGATCATGTTGCATTCGGCAGACACTTTCTCTATGAAGGAGTCACCGCTTCTTCTAACTGATGGTAGAAACGCCGAAGAGCTTATGGATGAAAATGCTGTAGTTATGCAATCCAAGATCAGTCAAATAAAAGACATATTCCCTGAGTATGGGAACGGTTTCTTAGCTGCGTGTCTTGAAGCCTATAACCAGAATCCAGAAGAAGTTATACAGAGGATTCTTGAAGGAACACTCCATGAGGATTTGCAGCGATTGGACACTTCACTGGAGACGATGCCACAACCTAAATCTGCTCCAACTCTTAGAAGCAAAGACAAAGGGAAAGGAAAGCTCATTGAATCTGACACTAGTAGCTCTGCTAGTGCCATCTATACAGAGAAACCGATCACACGGCCCTCCCTTCCAGCTTCATCAGCCTCATCAGCAACAGTTGGCAGATTTGTCAGAAAGCCAAAGGATGATACTCCAAGTTACAAAATTCTCGATGCTAGAAAAGAATCCGACAGAGAGAGGAACGCAGCCCTACTTGCACAATACgaatatgatgatgaataCGATGATTCTTTTGATGATCTGGGCTTGAGTATTGCGGAATCAGGTACTGAAGAAAGCGGAGCGTTTGGTAACAGAGCTGGATCCGAGCCCTCTGATGCTCCAAAGTGGGGTAGCAGAAAGAATCCTCAATTCTATGTGAAGGATGGTAAGAACTACAGTTACAAAGTGGCCGGCGCAGTTGCTGTGGCAAACGCCAACGAAGCTTCACTGGTAAATGAAGCAGAGGGAGATAAGATACTTGGGTTGGGACGTGGAGGAAACATTCCTCTAGGAGCGGTTAGAAAGTTGACAGAGTATCAGGCACAGAGAGATGAGAAAGGTCAGTCTAATGTGAATGTGAACCCAAGCGATGGAAGAGAGAATGGGAGAAACTGGAGAGGAGTAaggggaagaggaagaggagtgGTGAACAGAGAGCAACCGCAGGAGAAGAGTAATGAGAGTAGTAATAACAACTCAGAGGTTAATACAGAGGCGGAGAACGGAGGAGGACGGGGTCGAGGAAGGGGACgaagaggaggaggtggagggagaaatcataatcataaagATAGAGCTATGAAGAAACATATTGCTAGTGTTTCTGGCTTCTAG
- the SAT32 gene encoding interferon-related developmental regulator family protein / IFRD protein family (SALT-TOLERANCE 32 (SAT32); FUNCTIONS IN: binding; INVOLVED IN: response to salt stress; LOCATED IN: nucleus, cytoplasm; EXPRESSED IN: 23 plant structures; EXPRESSED DURING: 14 growth stages; CONTAINS InterPro DOMAIN/s: Interferon-related developmental regulator, N-terminal (InterPro:IPR007701), Interferon-related developmental regulator, C-terminal (InterPro:IPR006921), Armadillo-type fold (InterPro:IPR016024); Has 35333 Blast hits to 34131 proteins in 2444 species: Archae - 798; Bacteria - 22429; Metazoa - 974; Fungi - 991; Plants - 531; Viruses - 0; Other Eukaryotes - 9610 (source: NCBI BLink).), which produces MFDSDDDTSSVSSSSTMPSERLLNPGMDEVTVLKDALLDQSLDALYEKREQALATIVDAFNSDLQYEFVEKKFATLLHQCLHCTKKGSTKETSLATHVIGLLALTVGLGDHAQEVLEESVTPLSQALKSGREILKITSILECLAVITFVGGNDPEQTEKSMQIIWQMIHPKLGSNVVATKPSPAVISAVVSSWAFLLTTVDRWTLGPKIFQETVTYLSTLLEKDDRSVRIAAGEALAVIYELGTLEKFAAEVKGSANGSVKEGGVSQEALMHMHGLKAKVTKQVRELSVEAGGKGSAKKDLNTQRNLFKDLVEFLEDGYAPETSTKVGGDYLQTSTWYQMIQLNYLKHFLGGGFIKHMQENEFLHDVFSFTPKKIGGGKLSNDEKRLFKSPNSALNKARTQFLAKQRMLAKNMNVGHYAATAMEEE; this is translated from the exons ATGTttgatagtgatgatgatacaaGTAGTGTAAGCTCTTCCTCCACCATGCCATCTGAGAGATTGTTGAATCCTGGTATGGATGAAGTTACTGTTCTCAAGGATGCTTTGTTAGATCAATCCCTTGATGCTCTCTATGAGAAaag AGAGCAAGCTTTGGCCACCATTGTTGACGCATTTAACAGCGACTTGCAGTATGAGTTTGTTGAAAAGAA GTTTGCCACTTTATTGCACCAGTGTTTACACTGCACCAAGAAAGGGTCTACTAAGGAGACTTCATTAGCAACTCATGTCATTG GGTTGCTAGCGTTAACTGTTGGACTCGGGGATCATGCACAAGAGGTTTTGGAAGAATCTGTCACTCCTCTGTCTCAAGCCCTTAAATCTGGTCGTGAAATCTTGAAAATAACTTCG ATACTTGAGTGTTTAGCAGTCATAACCTTCGTTGGCGGGAATGATCCAGAGCAAACCGAGAAATCTATGCAGATTATCTGGCAAATGATCCACCCCAAACTAGGGTCTAAT gttgTGGCAACTAAACCTTCACCTGCTGTAATAAGTGCTGTTGTATCTTCCTGGGCTTTTCTGCTCACAACAGTTGATCGGTGGACTCTAGGTCCTAAAATTTTTCAAGA GACTGTAACTTATCTCTCTACATTGTTGGAAAAGGATGACCGATCTGTACGTATAGCTGCTGGTGAAGCGCTTGCAGTAATATATGAGTTGGGAACTCTAGAGAAGTTCGCTGCCGAAGTCAAAGGGTCTGCTAATGGATCAGTGAAAGAAGGAGGTGTCTCTCAGGAAGCATTGATGCACATGCATGGCTTGAAAGCTAAAGTCACTAAACAAGTTAGAGAGCTCTCTGTAGAGGCAGGTGGTAAAGGTTCTGCTAAGAAAGATCTCAACACCCAACGAAATTTGTTCAAAGATCTTGTTGAATTTCTTGAG GATGGATATGCTCCTGAAACCTCAACAAAAGTCGGAGGGGACTATTTACAGACGTCAACGTGGTATCAGATGATACAGTTGAATTATTTGAAGCATTTCCTAGGGGGTGGCTTTATTAAGCATATGCAG GAGAATGAATTCCTTCATGATGTATTTAGTTTCACTCCAAAGAAGATTGGTGGAGGAAAGTTGTCTAATGACGAAAAG AGGTTGTTTAAATCACCAAACTCAGCTCTTAACAAAGCAAGAACGCAGTTCCTGGCCAAGCAAAGGATGTTAGCTAAg AATATGAACGTTGGGCATTACGCAGCTACAGCAATGGAGGAAGAATGA
- the SAT32 gene encoding interferon-related developmental regulator family protein / IFRD protein family (SALT-TOLERANCE 32 (SAT32); FUNCTIONS IN: binding; INVOLVED IN: response to salt stress; LOCATED IN: nucleus, cytoplasm; EXPRESSED IN: 23 plant structures; EXPRESSED DURING: 14 growth stages; CONTAINS InterPro DOMAIN/s: Interferon-related developmental regulator, N-terminal (InterPro:IPR007701), Interferon-related developmental regulator, C-terminal (InterPro:IPR006921), Armadillo-type fold (InterPro:IPR016024); Has 35333 Blast hits to 34131 proteins in 2444 species: Archae - 798; Bacteria - 22429; Metazoa - 974; Fungi - 991; Plants - 531; Viruses - 0; Other Eukaryotes - 9610 (source: NCBI BLink).), which yields MGRKSQRKNATMFDSDDDTSSVSSSSTMPSERLLNPGMDEVTVLKDALLDQSLDALYEKRSSTREQALATIVDAFNSDLQYEFVEKKFATLLHQCLHCTKKGSTKETSLATHVIGLLALTVGLGDHAQEVLEESVTPLSQALKSGREILKITSILECLAVITFVGGNDPEQTEKSMQIIWQMIHPKLGSNVVATKPSPAVISAVVSSWAFLLTTVDRWTLGPKIFQETVTYLSTLLEKDDRSVRIAAGEALAVIYELGTLEKFAAEVKGSANGSVKEGGVSQEALMHMHGLKAKVTKQVRELSVEAGGKGSAKKDLNTQRNLFKDLVEFLEDGYAPETSTKVGGDYLQTSTWYQMIQLNYLKHFLGGGFIKHMQENEFLHDVFSFTPKKIGGGKLSNDEKRLFKSPNSALNKARTQFLAKQRMLAKNMNVGHYAATAMEEE from the exons ATGGGGAGGA aATCTCAGCGTAAGAACGCGACAATGTttgatagtgatgatgatacaaGTAGTGTAAGCTCTTCCTCCACCATGCCATCTGAGAGATTGTTGAATCCTGGTATGGATGAAGTTACTGTTCTCAAGGATGCTTTGTTAGATCAATCCCTTGATGCTCTCTATGAGAAaag GAGCTCAACTAGAGAGCAAGCTTTGGCCACCATTGTTGACGCATTTAACAGCGACTTGCAGTATGAGTTTGTTGAAAAGAA GTTTGCCACTTTATTGCACCAGTGTTTACACTGCACCAAGAAAGGGTCTACTAAGGAGACTTCATTAGCAACTCATGTCATTG GGTTGCTAGCGTTAACTGTTGGACTCGGGGATCATGCACAAGAGGTTTTGGAAGAATCTGTCACTCCTCTGTCTCAAGCCCTTAAATCTGGTCGTGAAATCTTGAAAATAACTTCG ATACTTGAGTGTTTAGCAGTCATAACCTTCGTTGGCGGGAATGATCCAGAGCAAACCGAGAAATCTATGCAGATTATCTGGCAAATGATCCACCCCAAACTAGGGTCTAAT gttgTGGCAACTAAACCTTCACCTGCTGTAATAAGTGCTGTTGTATCTTCCTGGGCTTTTCTGCTCACAACAGTTGATCGGTGGACTCTAGGTCCTAAAATTTTTCAAGA GACTGTAACTTATCTCTCTACATTGTTGGAAAAGGATGACCGATCTGTACGTATAGCTGCTGGTGAAGCGCTTGCAGTAATATATGAGTTGGGAACTCTAGAGAAGTTCGCTGCCGAAGTCAAAGGGTCTGCTAATGGATCAGTGAAAGAAGGAGGTGTCTCTCAGGAAGCATTGATGCACATGCATGGCTTGAAAGCTAAAGTCACTAAACAAGTTAGAGAGCTCTCTGTAGAGGCAGGTGGTAAAGGTTCTGCTAAGAAAGATCTCAACACCCAACGAAATTTGTTCAAAGATCTTGTTGAATTTCTTGAG GATGGATATGCTCCTGAAACCTCAACAAAAGTCGGAGGGGACTATTTACAGACGTCAACGTGGTATCAGATGATACAGTTGAATTATTTGAAGCATTTCCTAGGGGGTGGCTTTATTAAGCATATGCAG GAGAATGAATTCCTTCATGATGTATTTAGTTTCACTCCAAAGAAGATTGGTGGAGGAAAGTTGTCTAATGACGAAAAG AGGTTGTTTAAATCACCAAACTCAGCTCTTAACAAAGCAAGAACGCAGTTCCTGGCCAAGCAAAGGATGTTAGCTAAg AATATGAACGTTGGGCATTACGCAGCTACAGCAATGGAGGAAGAATGA
- the SAT32 gene encoding interferon-related developmental regulator family protein / IFRD protein family (SALT-TOLERANCE 32 (SAT32); FUNCTIONS IN: binding; INVOLVED IN: response to salt stress; LOCATED IN: nucleus, cytoplasm; EXPRESSED IN: 23 plant structures; EXPRESSED DURING: 14 growth stages; CONTAINS InterPro DOMAIN/s: Interferon-related developmental regulator, N-terminal (InterPro:IPR007701), Interferon-related developmental regulator, C-terminal (InterPro:IPR006921), Armadillo-type fold (InterPro:IPR016024); Has 353 Blast hits to 353 proteins in 113 species: Archae - 0; Bacteria - 0; Metazoa - 173; Fungi - 61; Plants - 99; Viruses - 0; Other Eukaryotes - 20 (source: NCBI BLink).) encodes MGRKSQRKNATMFDSDDDTSSVSSSSTMPSERLLNPGMDEVTVLKDALLDQSLDALYEKREQALATIVDAFNSDLQYEFVEKKFATLLHQCLHCTKKGSTKETSLATHVIGLLALTVGLGDHAQEVLEESVTPLSQALKSGREILKITSILECLAVITFVGGNDPEQTEKSMQIIWQMIHPKLGSNVVATKPSPAVISAVVSSWAFLLTTVDRWTLGPKIFQETVTYLSTLLEKDDRSVRIAAGEALAVIYELGTLEKFAAEVKGSANGSVKEGGVSQEALMHMHGLKAKVTKQVRELSVEAGGKGSAKKDLNTQRNLFKDLVEFLEDGYAPETSTKVGGDYLQTSTWYQMIQLNYLKHFLGGGFIKHMQENEFLHDVFSFTPKKIGGGKLSNDEKRLFKSPNSALNKARTQFLAKQRMLAKNMNVGHYAATAMEEE; translated from the exons ATGGGGAGGA aATCTCAGCGTAAGAACGCGACAATGTttgatagtgatgatgatacaaGTAGTGTAAGCTCTTCCTCCACCATGCCATCTGAGAGATTGTTGAATCCTGGTATGGATGAAGTTACTGTTCTCAAGGATGCTTTGTTAGATCAATCCCTTGATGCTCTCTATGAGAAaag AGAGCAAGCTTTGGCCACCATTGTTGACGCATTTAACAGCGACTTGCAGTATGAGTTTGTTGAAAAGAA GTTTGCCACTTTATTGCACCAGTGTTTACACTGCACCAAGAAAGGGTCTACTAAGGAGACTTCATTAGCAACTCATGTCATTG GGTTGCTAGCGTTAACTGTTGGACTCGGGGATCATGCACAAGAGGTTTTGGAAGAATCTGTCACTCCTCTGTCTCAAGCCCTTAAATCTGGTCGTGAAATCTTGAAAATAACTTCG ATACTTGAGTGTTTAGCAGTCATAACCTTCGTTGGCGGGAATGATCCAGAGCAAACCGAGAAATCTATGCAGATTATCTGGCAAATGATCCACCCCAAACTAGGGTCTAAT gttgTGGCAACTAAACCTTCACCTGCTGTAATAAGTGCTGTTGTATCTTCCTGGGCTTTTCTGCTCACAACAGTTGATCGGTGGACTCTAGGTCCTAAAATTTTTCAAGA GACTGTAACTTATCTCTCTACATTGTTGGAAAAGGATGACCGATCTGTACGTATAGCTGCTGGTGAAGCGCTTGCAGTAATATATGAGTTGGGAACTCTAGAGAAGTTCGCTGCCGAAGTCAAAGGGTCTGCTAATGGATCAGTGAAAGAAGGAGGTGTCTCTCAGGAAGCATTGATGCACATGCATGGCTTGAAAGCTAAAGTCACTAAACAAGTTAGAGAGCTCTCTGTAGAGGCAGGTGGTAAAGGTTCTGCTAAGAAAGATCTCAACACCCAACGAAATTTGTTCAAAGATCTTGTTGAATTTCTTGAG GATGGATATGCTCCTGAAACCTCAACAAAAGTCGGAGGGGACTATTTACAGACGTCAACGTGGTATCAGATGATACAGTTGAATTATTTGAAGCATTTCCTAGGGGGTGGCTTTATTAAGCATATGCAG GAGAATGAATTCCTTCATGATGTATTTAGTTTCACTCCAAAGAAGATTGGTGGAGGAAAGTTGTCTAATGACGAAAAG AGGTTGTTTAAATCACCAAACTCAGCTCTTAACAAAGCAAGAACGCAGTTCCTGGCCAAGCAAAGGATGTTAGCTAAg AATATGAACGTTGGGCATTACGCAGCTACAGCAATGGAGGAAGAATGA
- a CDS encoding Ubiquitin system component Cue protein (Ubiquitin system component Cue protein; FUNCTIONS IN: molecular_function unknown; INVOLVED IN: biological_process unknown; LOCATED IN: chloroplast; CONTAINS InterPro DOMAIN/s: Ubiquitin system component Cue (InterPro:IPR003892); Has 423 Blast hits to 397 proteins in 140 species: Archae - 0; Bacteria - 35; Metazoa - 153; Fungi - 103; Plants - 62; Viruses - 0; Other Eukaryotes - 70 (source: NCBI BLink).): protein MSNRRSNRQDENTRYVPKGHQQQKFVPKPMNPTPTSNSTPFPVSLSSSLRQSDSSGASSRVSASGGSRVRIGDQGQLVSSKSPAQGGGSFVNYLPQDEAVAAGLGPDDGGLDPVESQGVVDLLNRELTRLLKLNPRDFWREVASDASLHDFLDSFLQFRSRWYDFPFHGVKGIVAGVIVGELELCRRVFMVLYRISSNRDPGAKAADSLSQKDHEVLLQDKKLLDLPKLLDICAIYGHENAELTKSLIENAVKSQNGISESLNMMLSHFLGILHTMHHRCTSSLETLVSSANSEDHGRRQLHSDLLEVMDFINDGVVSLDAFISAYTPAVFILACPVETSYGSDELLRSLVRLHDSLLPSLHRGFQVLFKDEDHDSLSDISTSLNMLSTRIGSLCWKILDICYLSNDKFNHETSIPAVTKMFPSRVEDPMVRADILIQTFREISGLSEQSLESKNRLLQKIEKNYRIIDRLRSLQNAGWISMEDEQLQYLSMIMLHSADTFSMKESPLLLTDGRNAEELMDENAVVMQSKISQIKDIFPEYGNGFLAACLEAYNQNPEEVIQRILEGTLHEDLQRLDTSLETMPQPKSAPTLRSKDKGKGKLIESDTSSSASAIYTEKPITRPSLPASSASSATVGRFVRKPKDDTPSYKILDARKESDRERNAALLAQYEYDDEYDDSFDDLGLSIAESGTEESGAFGNRAGSEPSDAPKWGSRKNPQFYVKDGKNYSYKVAGAVAVANANEASLVNEAEGDKILGLGRGGNIPLGAVRKLTEYQAQRDEKGQSNVNVNPSDGRENGRNWRGVRGRGRGVVNREQPQEKSNESSNNNSEVNTEAENGGGRGRGRGRRGGGGGRNHNHKDRAMKKHIASVSGF, encoded by the exons ATGTCTAACAGACGCTCGAATCGGCAAGATGAGAACACAAGATATGTCCCCAAGGGCCATCAGCAGCAGAAGTTTGTACCCAAACCCATGAATCCAACTCCTACCTCTAATTCAACCCCTTTCcctgtttctctctcttcttcgctTAGGCAATCAGATTCCTCCGGTGCGAGTTCCAGAGTCTCCGCTTCGGGTGGTAGTAGGGTTAGGATTGGGGATCAGGGACAGTTGGTATCTAGCAAAAGTCCAGCTCAAGGCGGTGGGAGTTTTGTGAATTACTTGCCGCAGGACGAGGCTGTTGCCGCTGGTTTAGGGCCTGATGATGGAGGTTTGGATCCAGTGGAGTCTCAGGGAGTGGTGGATCTCCTCAATAGAGAGCTCACAAGGCTGCTTAAGCTCAATCCTAGAGATTTTTGGAGAGAAG TGGCTAGTGATGCATCGTTGCATGATTTTTTGGATAGCTTCCTGCAGTTTAGAAGCAGATGGTATGATTTTCCTTTTCATGGTGTCAAGGGTATTGTTGCGGGCGTGATTGTCGGAGAACTCGAGTTATGCCGTCGTGTTTTCATGGTCTTGTATAGAAT ATCGTCCAATAGGGATCCCGGTGCTAAAGCTGCTGATAGCCTCAGTCAGAAAGATCATGAAG TTCTTCTGCAGGACAAGAAGTTACTGGACTTGCCAAAGTTATTGGATATATGCGCTATATATGGACATGAGAATGCAGAGCTCACAAAATCTTTA ATTGAAAATGCTGTGAAATCACAAAACGGAATTTCTGAAAGTTTGAATATGATGTTGTCTCATTTCTTGGGCATCCTGCACACAATGCATCACCGTTGCACCTCATCTTTGGAG ACCTTAGTATCAAGTGCAAATAGTGAAGACCACGGACGTAGACAACTCCATTCAGACCTTTTGGAG GTTATGGACTTCATTAATGATGGAGTTGTGTCTTTGGATGCTTTCATTTCTGCTTATACACCAGCAGTTTTCATCTTAGCATGTCCTGTTGAGACAAG TTATGGGAGCGATGAACTACTCCGCAGCCTAGTTCGGTTGCATGATTCATTGCTTCCATCACTTCATCGTGGCTTTCAGGTCTTGTTCAAGGATGAAGACCATGATTCTCTTTCAGACATATCAACGAGTTTAAACATGTTATCAACAAGGATAGGAAGTTTATGTTGGAAAATATTAGATATCTGTTATCTCAGCAATGATAAGTTCAATCACGAAACTTCAATTCCAGCTGTCACAAAGATGTTCCCGTCAAGAGTTGAGGACCCTATGGTAAGGGCAGATATATTGATTCAAACATTCAGGGAGATCAGTGGACTTTCTGAGCAGTCACTAGAAAGCAAGAACCGATTACTCCAAAAGATTGAGAAGAATTACAGAATCATTGATAGACTTAGGAGTTTACAGAATGCAG GATGGATATCTATGGAAGATGAGCAACTTCAATATTTGTCCATGATCATGTTGCATTCGGCAGACACTTTCTCTATGAAGGAGTCACCGCTTCTTCTAACTGATGGTAGAAACGCCGAAGAGCTTATGGATGAAAATGCTGTAGTTATGCAATCCAAGATCAGTCAAATAAAAGACATATTCCCTGAGTATGGGAACGGTTTCTTAGCTGCGTGTCTTGAAGCCTATAACCAGAATCCAGAAGAAGTTATACAGAGGATTCTTGAAGGAACACTCCATGAGGATTTGCAGCGATTGGACACTTCACTGGAGACGATGCCACAACCTAAATCTGCTCCAACTCTTAGAAGCAAAGACAAAGGGAAAGGAAAGCTCATTGAATCTGACACTAGTAGCTCTGCTAGTGCCATCTATACAGAGAAACCGATCACACGGCCCTCCCTTCCAGCTTCATCAGCCTCATCAGCAACAGTTGGCAGATTTGTCAGAAAGCCAAAGGATGATACTCCAAGTTACAAAATTCTCGATGCTAGAAAAGAATCCGACAGAGAGAGGAACGCAGCCCTACTTGCACAATACgaatatgatgatgaataCGATGATTCTTTTGATGATCTGGGCTTGAGTATTGCGGAATCAGGTACTGAAGAAAGCGGAGCGTTTGGTAACAGAGCTGGATCCGAGCCCTCTGATGCTCCAAAGTGGGGTAGCAGAAAGAATCCTCAATTCTATGTGAAGGATGGTAAGAACTACAGTTACAAAGTGGCCGGCGCAGTTGCTGTGGCAAACGCCAACGAAGCTTCACTGGTAAATGAAGCAGAGGGAGATAAGATACTTGGGTTGGGACGTGGAGGAAACATTCCTCTAGGAGCGGTTAGAAAGTTGACAGAGTATCAGGCACAGAGAGATGAGAAAGGTCAGTCTAATGTGAATGTGAACCCAAGCGATGGAAGAGAGAATGGGAGAAACTGGAGAGGAGTAaggggaagaggaagaggagtgGTGAACAGAGAGCAACCGCAGGAGAAGAGTAATGAGAGTAGTAATAACAACTCAGAGGTTAATACAGAGGCGGAGAACGGAGGAGGACGGGGTCGAGGAAGGGGACgaagaggaggaggtggagggagaaatcataatcataaagATAGAGCTATGAAGAAACATATTGCTAGTGTTTCTGGCTTCTAG